One window from the genome of Bdellovibrio sp. NC01 encodes:
- a CDS encoding exonuclease domain-containing protein, translating to MNLDLPLSEYTYIAFDTETSGAYPVGFDIVEFGAVKYYKGEEIGRLQFLLKPRETMSDFIIGIHGITNEMVADAPSIASKIVEIHEFFKGCIVLAHHCPFDLGFLTLEFEKAGLPLPTEPALCTSLLSRKLIHGVENHKLQTLVKHLNIDGGQAHRAYDDAKSCLLVAVECFKKLGEEATLAAAIKSQGKQLWWKDYSLSGRDPILRTLIDSINTKRDIDMIYDGGSNKGETRRVKPIGIVRNPDGDYLQAFCLKDQTAKRYYLSRIKDATTVF from the coding sequence ATGAATTTAGATCTGCCTTTAAGCGAATACACTTATATAGCCTTTGATACCGAAACAAGCGGAGCTTACCCAGTCGGGTTCGATATCGTCGAGTTCGGCGCGGTAAAATACTACAAGGGCGAAGAAATCGGGCGCTTGCAGTTCTTATTAAAGCCCCGTGAAACCATGAGCGATTTTATTATCGGTATTCACGGCATCACCAACGAAATGGTGGCCGATGCGCCAAGCATCGCAAGCAAGATCGTTGAAATTCATGAGTTTTTCAAAGGCTGCATCGTGCTGGCCCATCACTGTCCCTTTGATTTGGGTTTCCTGACTCTTGAATTTGAAAAAGCAGGTTTGCCTTTACCGACTGAACCCGCACTGTGCACAAGTCTTCTTTCACGTAAACTTATTCACGGCGTAGAAAATCACAAGCTACAAACTTTGGTGAAGCATTTGAACATTGATGGCGGTCAAGCACATCGTGCCTACGATGATGCGAAGTCATGTCTGTTGGTAGCTGTCGAATGCTTCAAAAAATTAGGCGAAGAAGCGACTTTAGCCGCTGCAATCAAAAGCCAAGGCAAACAATTGTGGTGGAAAGATTATTCTTTATCAGGTCGCGATCCAATTTTGCGCACATTGATTGATTCTATAAATACAAAGCGCGATATAGATATGATCTATGATGGCGGATCCAATAAAGGTGAAACTCGCCGCGTGAAACCTATTGGTATCGTGCGAAATCCTGACGGGGATTACTTGCAAGCCTTCTGTCTTAAGGACCAGACGGCGAAACGCTACTACTTGTCACGTATCAAAGACGCTACGACTGTGTTCTAG
- a CDS encoding TorF family putative porin produces MRRHFAFIIILLGLSSAHAAENNSPTFKMTGDVSLLSHYVEYGLSQSDKSPALQGSFWFNFGPQFRLGLWGSNTNFEHSDDHFNLRINGDIKIDFSQANNAVIYYSESQYFKAGDRNGNLFGLHLNFSDFKVLYDHMSNWEGTKHSSVRYGLGLDLHVWNSWIWVNEVGYNTPDVTTVDPYFDFKTGLGTKWGPVFVEGSVTGTSASSDLDGQGDFFFILSAKTEF; encoded by the coding sequence ATGCGAAGACACTTTGCTTTTATCATTATTCTTTTAGGTCTCTCGAGCGCTCACGCGGCTGAGAATAATTCACCGACTTTCAAAATGACGGGCGACGTAAGCTTGCTTTCGCATTATGTAGAGTACGGTTTATCACAATCGGATAAATCCCCTGCATTGCAAGGATCTTTCTGGTTTAACTTCGGCCCACAATTTCGTTTAGGTTTGTGGGGCTCGAATACAAATTTCGAACACAGCGACGATCATTTTAACTTACGTATTAACGGCGATATTAAAATCGATTTCTCGCAAGCGAATAATGCCGTGATTTATTATAGTGAAAGTCAGTACTTCAAAGCCGGTGATCGCAATGGAAATCTTTTTGGTCTGCATTTAAATTTCAGCGACTTCAAAGTTCTTTATGATCACATGAGTAACTGGGAAGGCACGAAGCATTCTTCAGTTCGTTACGGTTTGGGTCTTGATTTGCATGTTTGGAATTCATGGATCTGGGTGAATGAAGTTGGCTACAACACACCGGATGTAACAACTGTAGATCCTTACTTCGATTTCAAAACGGGGCTTGGAACTAAATGGGGACCGGTCTTCGTTGAAGGCTCTGTGACCGGAACTTCTGCAAGTTCCGATCTTGATGGCCAAGGGGATTTCTTCTTTATTCTGTCAGCGAAGACGGAGTTTTAA
- a CDS encoding lytic transglycosylase domain-containing protein, with protein sequence MKVMSVSVLSISLLTSFAANSAEVATTTNTAAAPAVVAAPAAPAPVLEAAPVVSTVVPQVAPVLTAESRLWRQPNFKDQKNFLGYSEGAFAVPKGMEKQVQFWVDVYSKYSTTQGVIHDMDDVGIVYEVVDLKDFKTDREKQKKIDAVKKEIAAKLKLNKEQEGRLRFQLGQKDRMQAAIFYSGRYIEDMEKIFRDAKVPTELTRLAFVESSFNIMARSKVGASGIWQIMPYTARPYKMISASVDKRNHPLEATKLAAKLLRQNYTMLESWPLAVTGYNHGPTGVKKMSNEYKTKDLAHLIENVDSRKSFGFASRNFYACFLAALEVEKNANVYFGSVVWSKPLEAQDLKLPVSVKYKDLVKWFDGDTDKAQMFNPHLTSLVTRRGYAIPAHTVIAVPKDKYNIALITLAHKDRSIAADDKRTR encoded by the coding sequence ATGAAAGTAATGAGTGTCTCAGTATTAAGCATTTCTTTGCTTACTTCTTTTGCTGCTAATTCAGCTGAAGTTGCAACTACGACTAACACGGCAGCCGCGCCGGCGGTGGTCGCTGCGCCGGCAGCCCCAGCTCCTGTGTTAGAAGCTGCACCTGTTGTATCGACAGTTGTGCCACAAGTAGCTCCTGTCTTAACGGCAGAGAGTCGTCTTTGGCGTCAACCGAACTTTAAAGATCAAAAGAATTTCTTAGGTTATTCAGAAGGTGCGTTTGCTGTTCCTAAAGGAATGGAAAAACAAGTGCAGTTCTGGGTTGATGTTTATTCAAAGTATTCAACAACTCAAGGTGTGATCCACGATATGGATGACGTCGGTATTGTTTATGAAGTTGTTGATTTGAAAGACTTCAAAACGGACCGCGAAAAACAAAAGAAAATCGATGCGGTGAAAAAAGAAATCGCAGCGAAATTGAAATTGAATAAAGAGCAAGAAGGCCGTTTGCGTTTCCAACTTGGTCAAAAAGACCGTATGCAAGCAGCGATCTTCTATTCAGGTCGTTATATTGAAGACATGGAAAAAATCTTCCGTGATGCAAAAGTTCCAACAGAGCTGACTCGTTTGGCTTTTGTTGAATCTTCTTTCAATATCATGGCGCGCTCTAAAGTAGGTGCGAGTGGTATCTGGCAGATCATGCCGTACACAGCTCGTCCTTATAAAATGATTTCTGCGAGTGTTGATAAACGCAATCATCCGTTGGAAGCGACAAAGCTTGCGGCGAAGTTGCTTCGTCAAAACTATACAATGCTCGAATCATGGCCATTGGCTGTGACTGGTTACAATCACGGTCCAACAGGCGTGAAGAAAATGTCGAATGAGTACAAAACGAAAGATTTGGCTCACTTGATTGAAAACGTCGATTCAAGAAAGAGCTTCGGTTTTGCTTCAAGAAACTTCTATGCCTGTTTCTTAGCGGCACTTGAAGTTGAAAAGAACGCGAATGTTTACTTCGGTTCAGTGGTTTGGTCAAAACCATTGGAAGCCCAAGATTTAAAATTGCCAGTGTCAGTGAAATACAAAGACCTAGTAAAGTGGTTCGATGGTGACACAGATAAGGCCCAAATGTTTAACCCACATTTGACGTCTCTAGTAACAAGAAGAGGCTACGCAATCCCAGCTCACACAGTGATTGCAGTACCAAAAGACAAATACAACATCGCCCTTATCACTCTAGCGCACAAAGACCGCTCAATAGCAGCAGACGACAAACGCACAAGATAA
- the dacB gene encoding D-alanyl-D-alanine carboxypeptidase/D-alanyl-D-alanine-endopeptidase, producing MRFLVLTTAILWMFNAHANIEPKAVESELESLAKKHGVQLKDVGMYATSGEGESLRTIIDVNGKIRMTPASITKVVTASAVLANFPPGHKFKTQLLGSGDIKNGVLKGNIYLKGGGDPSFVSENMWFLVNAFLRNQVKKIEGDIVVDDSLFDKMRYDVSRQKERVDRAYDAPVGAMSFNWNSANIFVRPGKVGEEAKVFSDPENDYIRLVAKAKTTSGNENKLLADRKEDSKFDGDVIHVGGSIGRGNKEIAIFKNITQPDLWSGYNLKSFLAQRGVQVTGSIKTGVTPESAEVMAESESKAIEQILADMNKFSNNYVAEMLTKNLGTFKKPKGASLADGVVLINEHLKSLALPEDQYHIESPSGLTRENKMSSYVMWRVLQHLRNDFRVQPEFLSSLPIAGIDGTLKKRMKDSEAERWVRAKTGYINNVVSLAGYAGLADGRVVTFSFVYNGSTDETKVRQFFDKLLIFLVK from the coding sequence ATGAGATTTCTAGTTCTTACGACAGCAATTCTTTGGATGTTCAATGCTCACGCCAATATCGAACCGAAAGCGGTCGAAAGCGAATTAGAAAGCTTGGCGAAAAAGCACGGGGTCCAGTTAAAAGATGTGGGAATGTATGCAACATCTGGTGAAGGGGAAAGTCTTAGAACCATCATCGACGTGAACGGTAAGATCAGAATGACGCCTGCTTCGATCACAAAAGTGGTGACAGCTTCAGCAGTTTTGGCGAATTTTCCTCCGGGTCATAAATTTAAAACGCAGCTTCTTGGCAGCGGCGATATTAAAAACGGCGTGTTGAAAGGTAACATCTATCTTAAAGGCGGCGGTGACCCGTCGTTTGTTTCTGAAAACATGTGGTTCTTGGTTAATGCGTTCCTAAGAAACCAAGTAAAAAAGATCGAAGGCGATATCGTTGTCGATGATTCGTTATTTGATAAAATGCGTTACGACGTTAGTCGCCAAAAAGAGCGTGTTGATCGCGCTTACGATGCTCCAGTGGGTGCGATGTCATTCAATTGGAACTCGGCAAATATTTTTGTTCGCCCGGGCAAGGTTGGTGAAGAAGCGAAAGTCTTTTCAGATCCAGAAAATGACTATATCCGTCTAGTCGCCAAAGCAAAAACCACAAGTGGAAACGAAAACAAACTTCTTGCCGATCGTAAAGAGGACTCGAAGTTTGATGGTGATGTCATTCACGTCGGTGGCAGTATCGGTCGCGGTAACAAAGAAATTGCGATCTTCAAAAATATCACTCAGCCAGATCTTTGGTCTGGATACAATTTGAAATCATTTCTTGCACAACGTGGTGTTCAAGTAACCGGTTCAATCAAAACCGGTGTCACACCAGAGAGTGCGGAGGTGATGGCCGAATCAGAAAGTAAAGCGATTGAACAAATTCTTGCCGACATGAACAAGTTCTCGAACAACTACGTGGCAGAAATGCTGACAAAAAATTTGGGCACGTTCAAAAAACCAAAAGGTGCAAGCTTGGCAGATGGTGTGGTGCTGATCAATGAACACTTGAAAAGTCTAGCCCTTCCCGAAGATCAGTATCATATCGAGAGTCCGTCTGGCTTAACTCGAGAAAACAAGATGTCCTCATATGTGATGTGGCGAGTGCTGCAACATCTGCGCAATGACTTTAGAGTCCAGCCAGAGTTCCTCAGCTCTTTACCAATCGCGGGTATTGATGGGACACTCAAAAAGCGCATGAAAGATTCTGAGGCCGAGCGTTGGGTCCGTGCTAAAACGGGATATATCAATAACGTCGTGTCTTTGGCTGGCTATGCGGGTTTGGCAGATGGTCGCGTGGTAACTTTTAGTTTTGTTTACAATGGTTCTACAGATGAAACAAAGGTTCGCCAATTTTTTGATAAATTGCTTATCTTCTTAGTAAAATAA
- the motA gene encoding flagellar motor stator protein MotA has translation MGFVGVLIVFATVFGGYIAGHGKMGVILEAATLELVIIGGAAFGGYVIANPMKIVKMGIKLSIKAMTAKGPQKKDYVELMQMLFQLFQVFRKEGPQGIEKHIEEPEKSDIFKAYPSFMHNHHAVDFLCDTMKVTLSAELSPYDVDDLLDADIKGIHAEEHLAQHAVAAVAGGFPGLGIVAAVLGIVKTMGVLTAGTEVIGEYVAHALVGTMLGVFCAYGLIEPTATKMAADIEAEGRYLQCIKAALVALQRGAPPIVCVEYARRSIMPEERPTFAEVDKATKEIKKAA, from the coding sequence ATGGGTTTTGTAGGTGTATTAATCGTATTTGCCACAGTCTTCGGGGGCTACATTGCCGGTCACGGTAAAATGGGCGTTATCCTTGAAGCTGCGACGCTAGAATTGGTTATCATCGGTGGTGCTGCCTTCGGTGGTTACGTCATCGCCAATCCAATGAAGATCGTTAAAATGGGTATTAAGCTATCCATTAAAGCGATGACTGCGAAAGGTCCTCAGAAAAAAGACTATGTCGAATTGATGCAGATGCTGTTCCAACTTTTCCAAGTATTTAGAAAAGAAGGACCTCAAGGTATCGAGAAGCACATCGAGGAACCAGAAAAGTCTGACATCTTTAAAGCGTATCCAAGCTTCATGCACAATCACCATGCGGTAGATTTCCTGTGCGATACGATGAAAGTCACTTTGTCAGCCGAACTTTCTCCTTATGACGTTGATGATTTGTTGGATGCGGATATCAAAGGTATCCACGCCGAAGAACATCTAGCGCAACATGCTGTTGCAGCAGTTGCCGGTGGTTTCCCGGGTCTAGGGATCGTTGCCGCCGTTCTTGGTATCGTTAAAACCATGGGTGTCTTGACTGCCGGTACAGAAGTGATCGGTGAGTACGTAGCCCATGCCCTGGTTGGTACGATGCTTGGGGTATTTTGCGCCTACGGTTTGATTGAACCGACGGCGACAAAAATGGCAGCGGATATCGAAGCAGAAGGTCGTTACTTACAATGTATCAAAGCGGCCCTTGTGGCATTGCAACGTGGTGCTCCTCCAATCGTGTGTGTCGAGTACGCGCGTCGTTCGATCATGCCAGAAGAGCGTCCAACATTTGCTGAAGTAGATAAAGCGACGAAAGAGATCAAAAAAGCAGCCTAG
- a CDS encoding signal peptidase II has product MKKREWLIVILPLLATWFVDRVTKMWAADLKQILSFGPLHFVLHHNHGAMLGLFSDLPSVLRIVSLSTGGAFLLCTYALIQYLLPIKSLTLRSGLSILIGGIIGNVTDRILWGYVVDFIVIGTPSLSSPAFNMADALQWVGYGLIVYAIIREGELLWPENNVRKQYWVNMSFQLKYCFMLMAVGLSLTVISMVFSYTYLRVTIQELVGNNQFLMNKFLVPFIITFSVICVAFCAILFAVGRLISHRIAGPLYAFERFLDEALAGVAKPLKLRTGDEFRHLEELAEQINGRLNEIKRERTVNVVEFSETSEDKKKGSAE; this is encoded by the coding sequence ATGAAAAAACGCGAATGGCTGATCGTGATTCTTCCTCTTCTGGCAACTTGGTTCGTGGACCGCGTCACCAAAATGTGGGCAGCAGATCTAAAACAAATTTTATCTTTTGGCCCACTTCATTTTGTATTGCACCACAATCACGGTGCAATGCTAGGCCTGTTTTCAGATTTACCATCCGTGTTGAGAATTGTGTCGCTTTCAACAGGTGGTGCTTTTCTTCTGTGCACGTATGCATTGATTCAATATTTATTGCCGATTAAATCTCTGACATTACGTTCGGGTTTGTCGATTCTGATTGGCGGTATCATCGGTAACGTCACGGATCGTATCTTGTGGGGTTATGTTGTCGACTTCATCGTGATTGGAACTCCATCATTGTCGTCACCCGCTTTCAATATGGCCGATGCGTTACAATGGGTCGGTTATGGTTTAATTGTCTACGCCATCATTCGCGAAGGTGAATTGTTGTGGCCTGAAAACAATGTGCGCAAACAATACTGGGTCAACATGTCATTCCAATTGAAATATTGTTTCATGTTGATGGCAGTTGGTTTGAGTTTAACTGTGATCAGCATGGTTTTTTCGTACACTTATTTGCGTGTGACGATTCAAGAACTGGTTGGTAACAATCAATTCCTGATGAACAAATTCTTAGTCCCGTTCATTATCACCTTCAGCGTAATTTGTGTCGCTTTCTGTGCGATTTTATTCGCGGTTGGTAGACTGATTTCTCATCGCATTGCGGGTCCGTTGTATGCGTTTGAAAGATTTCTGGATGAAGCCTTGGCCGGTGTTGCGAAGCCTTTGAAATTACGCACGGGCGATGAGTTCCGTCATCTTGAAGAGTTGGCTGAACAAATCAATGGGCGCCTGAATGAAATCAAACGTGAACGCACTGTGAACGTTGTTGAGTTTTCAGAGACGTCTGAAGATAAGAAAAAAGGCTCTGCAGAGTAG
- the lon gene encoding endopeptidase La: MSFVSGFIPIIPLRNAVLFPGISMPLRVGREKSVQALQKALNGSKWIVLLTQKNPDANVDKAEDLPTIGTLCKIESYKKEEDGSFSIFVNAHQRVRVVTMQNQDGVFEALTEGLEDNAQMDPKTQEALLTSLKQVSFETLDLIGRHMRRVKEWIAAIDDLSLLTNVCAAHADFSLTEKQNLLETTDIKERALKILELLNEQKERLKIQIGIRDKLSENINQSQRESILREQMRVIREQLGDDDSKGIVEQYEEKIKAAGMPQEALELATSQLRRLESMNSASPEYQIIRTHLDLMVGLPWNKSSEEQEIDLDAAERILNEDHFGMDKIKKRILQHLAVMKLRKSHQGSILLFVGPPGVGKTSLGKSIARALGKKYVRAALGGVRDDAEIRGHRRTYIGALPGRIISGIKKAGENDPVFILDEIDKLSRSYNGDPASALLETLDPEQNNSFQDHYLDTPFDLSKVLFIATANSLETIPGPLLDRMEVIELTGYTVEEKKQIARRHLWPKQLKEHGIEESQLEITDEALTKILTDYTREAGVRELQRKIATVCKFMSLKIVKAQGQKLTVTIADLDDIFGAERFSADMIESVLPPGVVTGLAWTPVGGDILFIETEEMPGTGQLQLTGQLGDVMKESAKIALSLLRARLPLLDPSIDFSKKELHVHVPAGAIPKDGPSAGVTMLSSIASKLLKKPVSPKLAMTGEISLRGSVLPVGGIKEKVIAAHRAGVREIILCKKNQKDLREVPEEIKKDLEFHFVENVNEVLKLVLDVDLPDFAKTSYGNSTPFASGAVN, encoded by the coding sequence ATGTCTTTCGTATCTGGTTTCATACCAATCATTCCTTTAAGAAACGCAGTTTTATTTCCAGGCATTAGCATGCCTTTGCGTGTTGGGCGTGAAAAAAGTGTTCAAGCTTTGCAGAAAGCATTGAACGGATCTAAATGGATTGTTCTTTTAACTCAGAAAAACCCAGACGCTAATGTGGATAAGGCTGAGGATCTTCCTACTATCGGAACTCTTTGTAAGATTGAATCTTATAAGAAGGAAGAAGACGGAAGTTTCAGCATTTTCGTCAATGCACATCAACGTGTGCGCGTCGTGACAATGCAAAATCAAGACGGTGTTTTCGAAGCTTTAACTGAAGGCTTGGAAGATAACGCGCAAATGGATCCAAAAACTCAGGAAGCTTTGTTGACGAGCTTGAAACAGGTTTCATTCGAAACTCTGGATCTGATCGGTCGTCACATGCGCCGAGTAAAAGAATGGATCGCCGCAATCGACGATTTAAGTTTGCTCACAAACGTTTGTGCGGCTCACGCTGATTTTTCATTAACAGAAAAACAAAATTTATTAGAGACGACGGACATCAAAGAACGTGCTCTGAAAATTTTGGAACTTTTGAATGAACAAAAAGAGCGTCTAAAAATTCAAATTGGTATTCGCGATAAACTTAGCGAAAACATCAATCAAAGCCAACGTGAAAGCATCTTGCGCGAACAAATGCGCGTGATTCGTGAACAGTTGGGTGATGATGATTCAAAAGGTATCGTCGAACAGTATGAAGAAAAAATTAAAGCCGCTGGAATGCCCCAAGAAGCGTTGGAATTGGCAACAAGCCAGTTACGTCGTTTGGAAAGTATGAATTCGGCTTCGCCAGAATATCAAATCATTCGTACTCACTTGGATTTAATGGTGGGCTTGCCTTGGAATAAATCTTCCGAAGAGCAAGAGATCGATTTGGATGCTGCTGAAAGAATTCTGAACGAAGATCATTTCGGCATGGATAAAATTAAAAAACGTATTCTGCAACATTTGGCCGTGATGAAACTGCGTAAGTCGCATCAAGGTTCAATCTTGTTGTTCGTGGGTCCGCCAGGGGTTGGTAAAACATCTCTTGGTAAGAGTATCGCTCGTGCGCTTGGTAAAAAATATGTTCGTGCTGCCTTAGGTGGTGTGCGTGACGATGCGGAAATCCGTGGTCACAGAAGAACATATATTGGTGCCTTGCCTGGTCGAATTATTTCAGGAATTAAGAAAGCAGGCGAAAACGATCCTGTGTTCATCCTGGACGAGATCGATAAACTTTCTCGCAGCTACAATGGCGATCCTGCCAGTGCGTTGCTTGAAACTTTAGATCCAGAGCAAAACAACAGTTTCCAAGATCATTACTTGGATACACCGTTCGATCTTTCGAAAGTGTTGTTCATTGCGACAGCCAACAGCTTGGAAACAATTCCAGGTCCGTTGTTAGATCGTATGGAAGTGATCGAGCTTACGGGATATACGGTTGAAGAGAAAAAACAAATTGCTCGTCGCCACTTGTGGCCTAAGCAATTAAAAGAACATGGTATCGAAGAATCGCAGTTGGAAATCACTGACGAAGCTTTAACGAAAATCTTAACGGATTATACTCGTGAAGCGGGTGTACGTGAATTGCAGCGTAAGATTGCGACAGTTTGTAAATTTATGTCCTTGAAGATCGTTAAAGCTCAAGGTCAGAAATTAACAGTTACGATTGCAGATCTTGACGATATCTTTGGTGCAGAAAGATTCTCTGCTGACATGATTGAAAGTGTCTTGCCTCCAGGAGTAGTGACAGGCCTTGCTTGGACTCCAGTCGGTGGTGACATCTTATTCATTGAAACAGAAGAAATGCCTGGTACAGGTCAACTGCAATTGACGGGTCAATTGGGTGACGTGATGAAAGAATCAGCGAAGATTGCATTAAGTTTGCTTCGTGCAAGATTGCCGCTTCTTGATCCAAGCATTGATTTCTCGAAAAAAGAACTGCATGTGCACGTGCCAGCGGGCGCGATCCCTAAAGATGGTCCTTCCGCAGGTGTCACGATGTTGAGTTCGATTGCTTCGAAACTTTTGAAGAAACCAGTCAGTCCTAAGTTGGCCATGACCGGAGAAATTTCTTTAAGAGGTAGCGTCCTTCCAGTGGGCGGTATCAAAGAAAAAGTAATCGCCGCTCACAGAGCAGGTGTTCGCGAGATCATCTTGTGTAAGAAAAATCAGAAGGATCTTAGAGAGGTCCCTGAAGAAATTAAAAAAGATTTGGAATTCCACTTTGTGGAAAACGTCAATGAAGTACTGAAACTTGTTCTTGATGTTGATCTTCCAGATTTTGCGAAAACGAGTTACGGAAATTCAACTCCATTCGCTTCAGGTGCAGTAAACTAA
- a CDS encoding flagellar motor protein MotB has protein sequence MAEKKQTIVIKKIIVQGGGGHGGSWKVALADFMTALMAFFLVMWIVGQSDQTKKAVSDYFSTPSVIEYNFQNFGAEVTLEKLFLDILNEPLKAFQSFMEPMDKTPNLLDMGSTKVVAAYLADQMNDVAKNVQVTPEGFDFDIPDYMLFERGTSQPNANFVNVMDKIKGITTGLKDADIKLTSGLFVQSVPDASLMTANRVASQRFDVVRNKILASLENSSVTVSGGINVKEKRGEVDPKKLIGFIRVKISQKEITSDGHKPRKLENLFGDARVDMSVYDNFVHQISTRRKAEERSKKSLKEQVDEDLKDELKTPSSLTE, from the coding sequence ATGGCAGAGAAGAAACAGACGATAGTAATCAAGAAAATCATCGTCCAAGGTGGTGGTGGTCACGGGGGTTCCTGGAAGGTTGCCCTTGCGGACTTCATGACCGCCTTGATGGCGTTCTTCCTGGTTATGTGGATCGTTGGTCAATCAGACCAAACGAAAAAAGCCGTTTCAGATTATTTCTCTACGCCTTCAGTTATTGAATACAACTTCCAAAACTTCGGTGCGGAAGTCACATTGGAAAAACTTTTCTTGGATATCTTAAATGAGCCACTAAAAGCATTCCAAAGTTTCATGGAGCCAATGGATAAAACTCCAAATCTTTTGGATATGGGTTCTACGAAAGTCGTTGCAGCTTATTTGGCTGATCAAATGAACGACGTTGCGAAGAACGTGCAAGTGACTCCAGAAGGTTTTGATTTCGATATCCCAGATTACATGTTGTTCGAACGTGGGACTTCACAGCCGAATGCGAACTTCGTGAATGTGATGGATAAAATCAAAGGTATCACGACAGGTTTGAAAGATGCAGATATCAAACTGACTTCGGGTCTTTTTGTGCAATCTGTGCCTGATGCAAGTTTGATGACTGCAAATCGCGTGGCCTCGCAACGTTTCGACGTTGTTAGAAATAAAATTCTTGCTTCGCTTGAAAACAGTTCAGTGACTGTCAGCGGTGGTATCAATGTAAAAGAAAAACGTGGTGAAGTAGATCCGAAGAAATTGATCGGCTTCATTCGCGTGAAGATCTCACAAAAAGAGATCACTTCAGACGGTCATAAACCGCGTAAGCTTGAAAACTTGTTCGGTGATGCGCGTGTTGATATGTCAGTTTACGATAACTTCGTTCATCAGATTAGCACTCGTCGTAAAGCCGAAGAGCGCTCTAAGAAATCTTTGAAAGAGCAAGTTGACGAAGATCTAAAAGACGAACTTAAAACTCCGTCTTCGCTGACAGAATAA